One segment of Thermococcus alcaliphilus DNA contains the following:
- a CDS encoding DNA-directed DNA polymerase II large subunit — protein MELYSEDMKKYFESLQREIDKAYEIAKQARAQGKDPVRDIEVPQATDMAGRVESLVGPRGVAERIRELVKEYGKELAALKVVDEIIEGKFGKFESKEKLADQSVRTALAILTEGIVSAPLEGIADVKIKKNSDGTNYLAIYYAGPIRSSGGTAQALSVLVGDYVRRKLGLDRFKPTEEHVERYVEEVDLYHRAVTRLQYHPSPDEVRLAVRNIPIEITGEATDDVEVSHRNVPGVETNHLRGGAILVLAEGVLQKAKKLVKYIDKMGIEGWEWLKEFVEAKEKGGKEEEKGKEEKEEKTEEKTTVKVEKGFYYELYEKFRANIAPNPKYTKEIIGGRPLFAEPSRNGGFRLRYGRSRVSGFATWSINPAVMIMVDEFLAVGTQMKTERPGKGAIVTPASTIEGPIVKLKDGSVVRVDDYYKALELKDQVEEILYLGDALIAFGDFVENNQTLLPANYVEEWWIQEFVEAVNKVYELDLKPFQENEREIVEEAADYLDLDPKFLAKLLHDPVKVKPSIEDAIHLSRILKIPLHPYYTLYWNTLEVEELISLQNALVNANIEWEEYRGFKYAKKVEIPLQSLGKAKRYLELLGVEHKVSEGFVIIDYPWSAALLTPLANLEKKIEFKEFHTPIDLINEISDVKLRDRGISWIGARMGRPEKAKERKMKPPVHVLFPIGLAGGSSRDIYKAAQEGKTAEVEIAHFKCTSCGHVDIYPTCPKCGSEAKLLYHCPKCGFESTIDTECPKCGIEMKAYRKRRINPSELLNNAMQNVGVYTLDRLKGVMGMSSAHKIAEPLEKGILRARNDVYVFKDGTIRFDATDAPITHFKPKEIGVSVEKLRELGYTHDFEGKPLVSDEQIVELKVQDVILSKEAGKYLVRVAKFVDDLLEKFYGLPRFYNVEKMEDLIGHLVIGLAPHTSAGIIGRIIGFVDALVGYAHPYYHAAKRRNCFPGNTRIMVQINGIPQRITLKELYELFEEEHYENMVYVKRKPKVDIKVYSFDPKEGKVVLTDIEDVIKAPATDHLIRFELELGRSFETTVDHPVLVYENGKFVEKRAFEVKEGDMIIVPNTELPENEIEYFDLLEAFATEDFKNLWDKIMVRGIANWLSSIGAKAKWDYIRRDSIPLAELIKVLHEKGLKFKDVPECYIGFKRDKVKIKRSIPIKSLMRVIGYYLAEGYARKSDSVYQLSFSIADKEAREDLKTALREAFGDGFGIYERKEKITVSSRVLYLLFTEVLKAGSNAHNKRVPPIAFTLPKEAVAEMLKAYFEGDGSALKTVPRVVVYSVNKALLEDIETLLISKFKIRGYYTIDENANRGNTRARLYYIERGTQPPVSKVYALNIAGEHYHRFFEEIGFVTKRKNLPYQQYSSKKPKDDKYLLKNGWAVKVKRIEYRKPTEDFVFSLNAKKYHNVIINENIVTHQCDGDEDAVMLLLDALLNFSRYYLPEKRGGKMDAPLVVTTRLDPREVDSEVHNMDVARYYPLEFYRATYELKSPKELVGVIERVEDRLGKPEMYEGLKFTHDTDDIALGPKMSLYKQLGDMEDKVSRQLALAERIRAVNEHHVAETIINSHIVPDLRGNLRSFTRQEFRCVKCNTKYRRPPLSGKCPKCGGKIVLTVSKGAIEKYLPTAKMLVTHYNVIDYTRQRICLTEKDIKALFQNVFPETQRTLLALGADICERMIAERTGKITKKNGYLDELKENGKLKKAEKKESKKEKSAKHGKKEEKEETKAKKKKTKKVISLEDFFGS, from the coding sequence ATGGAACTTTACAGCGAGGATATGAAAAAATACTTCGAATCCCTCCAAAGGGAGATTGACAAGGCTTATGAAATAGCCAAACAAGCTAGAGCTCAAGGAAAAGACCCCGTGAGAGACATCGAAGTTCCCCAAGCAACCGATATGGCGGGAAGAGTTGAGAGTCTTGTGGGTCCAAGGGGAGTTGCTGAGAGAATAAGAGAGCTCGTAAAGGAATATGGAAAAGAACTGGCCGCCCTCAAAGTTGTTGATGAAATAATAGAGGGAAAATTCGGAAAGTTTGAGAGCAAAGAGAAGCTTGCCGATCAATCTGTAAGAACCGCCTTGGCAATTCTAACTGAAGGTATTGTCTCCGCTCCGCTCGAAGGAATAGCCGATGTTAAAATAAAGAAAAATTCAGACGGAACTAATTACCTCGCAATTTATTATGCTGGACCAATTAGAAGTAGCGGAGGAACGGCACAGGCTTTGAGTGTTCTTGTTGGAGATTACGTGAGAAGGAAGCTTGGCCTTGATAGGTTTAAGCCAACTGAAGAGCACGTGGAGAGATATGTTGAAGAGGTAGACCTCTACCATAGGGCTGTTACAAGGCTGCAATATCATCCCTCACCAGATGAGGTTCGTTTAGCTGTTAGAAACATCCCGATAGAGATAACTGGAGAAGCAACCGATGACGTGGAGGTAAGCCACAGAAACGTTCCGGGAGTTGAAACAAACCATCTGAGGGGAGGAGCGATCCTAGTTTTGGCAGAAGGAGTTCTTCAAAAGGCAAAGAAGCTTGTAAAGTATATAGACAAAATGGGCATTGAGGGATGGGAATGGCTAAAGGAGTTCGTTGAGGCAAAGGAAAAAGGCGGCAAAGAAGAAGAGAAAGGAAAAGAAGAAAAAGAAGAGAAAACAGAAGAAAAGACCACAGTAAAAGTTGAGAAAGGCTTCTACTACGAGCTTTATGAGAAGTTCAGAGCAAATATAGCCCCAAATCCAAAGTATACAAAAGAGATAATAGGTGGAAGGCCTCTCTTTGCTGAGCCTTCAAGAAATGGTGGCTTCAGGCTTCGCTATGGAAGGAGCAGAGTTAGTGGATTTGCAACGTGGAGCATAAACCCAGCGGTTATGATAATGGTCGATGAATTCTTGGCTGTAGGAACCCAAATGAAGACCGAAAGGCCAGGAAAAGGTGCAATTGTAACTCCAGCAAGCACTATTGAAGGCCCTATTGTAAAGTTAAAAGACGGAAGTGTTGTGAGGGTTGATGACTACTACAAAGCCCTTGAGCTGAAAGACCAAGTCGAGGAGATTCTATATCTCGGAGATGCCCTTATAGCATTTGGAGACTTTGTGGAGAACAATCAAACACTTTTACCTGCCAACTATGTGGAGGAGTGGTGGATTCAGGAGTTTGTGGAGGCAGTAAACAAAGTTTATGAGCTTGACCTCAAGCCCTTCCAAGAAAACGAGCGGGAAATTGTAGAGGAAGCTGCAGATTACCTCGACTTAGACCCAAAATTCCTTGCAAAGCTTCTTCACGATCCGGTAAAGGTAAAGCCTTCAATTGAAGATGCTATACACCTCTCGCGCATTCTCAAGATACCCCTCCACCCATACTACACCCTCTACTGGAATACCTTGGAGGTTGAGGAGCTTATCTCTCTCCAAAACGCCCTTGTAAATGCCAACATAGAGTGGGAAGAGTATAGAGGGTTCAAATACGCAAAGAAAGTTGAAATTCCCCTCCAGTCTCTCGGAAAAGCTAAAAGATATCTGGAGCTTCTTGGGGTCGAGCATAAAGTCTCTGAAGGCTTTGTTATAATTGATTACCCATGGTCCGCCGCGCTACTAACTCCTTTGGCAAATTTAGAGAAGAAAATTGAATTCAAAGAATTCCACACTCCCATAGACCTGATAAACGAGATAAGTGACGTTAAGCTTAGGGATAGGGGAATCAGCTGGATAGGGGCAAGAATGGGAAGACCAGAAAAGGCGAAAGAAAGAAAAATGAAGCCCCCTGTCCATGTTCTTTTCCCGATAGGATTAGCGGGAGGAAGTTCGAGAGATATTTACAAAGCTGCCCAAGAAGGAAAAACGGCGGAAGTCGAGATAGCGCACTTCAAATGCACCAGCTGTGGTCATGTAGATATCTACCCCACATGTCCCAAATGCGGAAGCGAGGCTAAACTACTCTACCACTGTCCCAAATGCGGCTTTGAATCAACAATCGACACAGAATGCCCAAAATGTGGTATAGAAATGAAAGCCTACCGCAAGAGAAGAATAAATCCCTCAGAACTATTAAACAACGCTATGCAAAATGTCGGAGTTTACACCCTTGACAGGCTCAAAGGCGTAATGGGTATGAGCTCCGCCCATAAGATAGCAGAACCCCTTGAAAAGGGAATACTAAGGGCAAGAAACGACGTCTACGTCTTTAAAGATGGTACAATAAGATTCGACGCCACAGATGCTCCGATAACTCACTTCAAACCCAAGGAAATAGGTGTAAGCGTTGAAAAACTGAGGGAGCTCGGCTATACCCATGACTTTGAAGGGAAGCCCCTTGTAAGCGATGAACAAATAGTTGAGCTCAAAGTTCAAGATGTAATCCTTTCAAAAGAGGCTGGAAAATACCTTGTCAGGGTTGCTAAGTTTGTTGATGATTTGCTTGAAAAGTTCTACGGACTGCCGAGGTTCTACAACGTTGAGAAGATGGAAGATTTGATAGGGCATCTCGTGATTGGTTTAGCTCCTCACACTTCTGCTGGGATTATTGGAAGGATTATTGGGTTTGTTGACGCTCTTGTAGGCTATGCTCACCCGTATTATCACGCTGCAAAGAGGAGAAACTGCTTCCCAGGAAACACAAGAATAATGGTACAAATCAACGGAATTCCGCAGAGAATCACTCTGAAGGAGCTATATGAATTATTCGAAGAGGAACATTATGAAAACATGGTCTATGTGAAGAGAAAGCCAAAGGTCGACATTAAAGTGTATTCCTTTGACCCCAAGGAAGGTAAAGTGGTTCTGACAGACATCGAGGATGTTATAAAAGCACCAGCCACCGATCACTTGATTCGCTTTGAGCTTGAGCTGGGAAGAAGCTTTGAGACAACCGTGGATCATCCAGTCCTTGTATACGAGAACGGAAAGTTCGTAGAAAAGAGAGCATTTGAGGTTAAGGAAGGGGACATGATAATTGTACCAAATACTGAACTTCCAGAAAATGAGATTGAATACTTTGACCTTCTTGAGGCATTTGCTACAGAAGATTTCAAGAATTTGTGGGACAAAATAATGGTACGTGGGATTGCAAACTGGCTCTCTTCAATTGGAGCAAAAGCTAAATGGGACTATATAAGACGTGATTCCATTCCATTGGCTGAGTTGATTAAAGTACTCCATGAGAAGGGACTCAAGTTTAAAGATGTTCCAGAATGTTACATCGGGTTTAAACGAGATAAGGTCAAGATAAAACGCTCTATACCAATAAAGTCCCTTATGAGAGTTATTGGCTACTACCTCGCAGAAGGTTACGCGAGAAAAAGTGATAGTGTTTATCAGCTCAGCTTTTCAATTGCTGATAAAGAAGCAAGAGAAGACCTTAAAACAGCACTCAGAGAGGCTTTTGGCGATGGCTTCGGAATATATGAAAGAAAAGAGAAAATTACCGTGAGCTCAAGAGTCTTATACCTCCTCTTTACTGAGGTTCTCAAAGCAGGAAGCAACGCTCACAACAAGCGTGTTCCACCTATTGCATTCACACTTCCAAAAGAAGCTGTGGCAGAGATGCTTAAGGCTTATTTTGAAGGTGATGGAAGTGCTCTAAAAACAGTGCCCCGTGTCGTAGTTTATAGCGTGAACAAGGCTCTCCTTGAGGACATTGAAACTTTATTGATATCCAAATTCAAGATAAGAGGGTATTACACTATTGACGAAAATGCAAACAGAGGGAACACCCGGGCTAGGCTATATTATATTGAACGCGGTACCCAGCCTCCAGTTTCAAAAGTATATGCCCTTAACATCGCCGGTGAACATTACCACAGGTTCTTTGAAGAGATTGGCTTCGTGACTAAACGTAAGAACTTACCGTACCAGCAGTATTCCTCAAAAAAGCCAAAAGATGATAAATACCTTCTTAAAAATGGGTGGGCAGTGAAAGTTAAGCGTATTGAATATCGGAAACCAACTGAGGACTTTGTGTTCTCTCTCAACGCTAAAAAATACCATAACGTGATAATTAATGAAAATATTGTAACACACCAATGTGATGGCGATGAAGATGCTGTTATGCTCCTTCTTGATGCTCTGCTTAACTTCTCCCGCTATTATCTCCCAGAGAAGCGCGGTGGAAAGATGGACGCTCCGCTGGTAGTTACAACTCGCTTAGACCCAAGGGAAGTTGATAGCGAAGTTCACAACATGGATGTTGCTAGATATTATCCATTAGAGTTCTACAGGGCAACTTATGAGCTCAAATCTCCAAAAGAGCTCGTTGGAGTCATTGAAAGGGTAGAAGATCGCCTGGGCAAGCCAGAAATGTACGAGGGATTGAAGTTCACCCACGATACCGACGACATCGCTTTAGGTCCAAAAATGAGCCTCTACAAGCAGTTGGGCGATATGGAAGATAAAGTTAGCAGGCAGTTGGCTCTAGCGGAACGTATTAGAGCGGTAAACGAGCACCACGTCGCCGAGACTATAATAAATTCCCACATAGTGCCAGATTTAAGAGGAAACCTGAGGAGCTTTACAAGGCAGGAGTTTAGGTGTGTGAAATGCAACACCAAATACCGGAGGCCACCCCTAAGCGGAAAATGTCCAAAATGTGGGGGTAAGATAGTGCTCACAGTGTCAAAGGGAGCAATTGAGAAATACCTCCCAACTGCAAAGATGCTGGTTACTCATTATAACGTTATAGATTACACAAGACAGAGGATCTGCCTAACGGAGAAGGACATAAAGGCGCTTTTCCAAAATGTATTCCCAGAGACCCAACGAACCCTCCTTGCTCTTGGAGCGGACATTTGTGAGAGAATGATAGCGGAAAGAACTGGGAAGATCACAAAGAAGAATGGATATCTCGATGAGTTAAAAGAAAACGGGAAACTGAAGAAAGCCGAAAAGAAAGAGAGTAAAAAAGAGAAATCTGCAAAACATGGGAAAAAGGAGGAGAAAGAAGAGACCAAGGCAAAGAAGAAAAAGACCAAAAAGGTCATCAGCTTGGAGGATTTTTTCGGTAGTTAA
- a CDS encoding HAD family hydrolase → MVRLTSFDVWNTLLDITVMIKALGKALSELLNLSEEEVMKRILETREEIKNIRKSQSGSPEKALEESQELLAKALDVDVEIVKRAAAKATLTIDESILLPGVKETLKELHKKYIITTTGNVMFWPSAYTRLILEKFGLADYITKQFYSDEIKAYKPMREAFLAPLKYFNVSPEEALHIGDTKAEDFEGALKVGMYACWINPEAERVERIHERGFVVKSVKDLLEVLSQI, encoded by the coding sequence ATGGTTAGGTTAACCTCCTTTGATGTATGGAATACCCTTTTAGATATTACTGTGATGATCAAGGCCCTTGGAAAGGCCCTTTCAGAGCTGCTTAATCTCTCAGAAGAAGAAGTCATGAAGAGAATCCTCGAAACAAGAGAGGAAATCAAGAACATTAGAAAATCTCAAAGCGGCAGTCCTGAGAAAGCTCTGGAGGAGAGCCAGGAACTCCTTGCAAAGGCATTGGATGTTGATGTTGAAATAGTGAAGAGGGCGGCTGCAAAGGCTACTTTAACCATTGATGAAAGCATACTCCTCCCAGGAGTTAAGGAGACCCTCAAAGAGCTTCACAAGAAGTACATAATCACAACAACGGGCAACGTTATGTTCTGGCCCTCAGCATATACGAGGCTCATCCTAGAAAAGTTTGGGCTGGCTGATTACATAACCAAGCAGTTCTATTCTGATGAAATCAAAGCCTACAAGCCCATGAGGGAGGCGTTCTTAGCGCCGCTGAAGTATTTTAACGTCTCCCCAGAAGAGGCACTCCACATCGGTGACACGAAGGCTGAAGACTTTGAGGGAGCCTTAAAAGTCGGAATGTATGCATGCTGGATAAATCCAGAAGCAGAAAGAGTCGAGAGAATCCACGAGAGAGGCTTTGTTGTTAAAAGCGTAAAAGACCTTTTGGAAGTGCTTTCCCAGATTTGA
- the argF gene encoding ornithine carbamoyltransferase, translating into MVVSLAGRDILCLQDFTREEIETILKTAEMMKIWNKIGKPHRVLEGKTLAMIFQKPSTRTRISFEVGIYQLGGYGLYLNAQDLQLRRGETIADTARVLSRYVDGIMARVFDHKDVEDLAKYASVPVINGLSDFSHPCQALADYMTIKEKKGRIEGLKVVYVGDGNNVAHSLMIAGTKLGANVVVATPEGYEPDPKVIKWAEQNAAESGGSFELLHDPVKAVKDADVIYTDVWASMGQEAEAEQRRKIFMPFQVNKELVKHAKKDYIFMHCLPAHRGEEVTDDVIDSPNSVVWDQAENRLHAQKAAMALIMGGIKV; encoded by the coding sequence ATGGTAGTGAGTTTAGCCGGAAGAGATATCCTCTGCCTTCAGGATTTTACAAGAGAAGAAATCGAGACAATTCTTAAAACAGCTGAAATGATGAAGATCTGGAACAAAATTGGGAAGCCACACCGCGTTCTTGAGGGCAAGACTTTAGCCATGATTTTCCAAAAGCCCTCCACGAGAACAAGAATAAGCTTTGAGGTTGGAATCTATCAGCTTGGTGGGTATGGGCTATATCTAAACGCCCAAGATTTGCAGTTGAGAAGGGGAGAAACGATAGCGGACACAGCAAGAGTTTTGAGCAGGTATGTTGATGGTATAATGGCTAGAGTTTTTGACCACAAGGACGTTGAGGATTTGGCAAAGTATGCAAGCGTTCCGGTCATAAACGGTTTAAGCGACTTCTCACACCCATGCCAGGCTTTAGCAGACTACATGACCATAAAGGAAAAGAAGGGAAGAATTGAAGGGCTTAAGGTTGTTTACGTCGGCGATGGAAACAACGTCGCACACTCCCTAATGATAGCCGGAACAAAACTAGGTGCAAACGTTGTTGTTGCTACTCCCGAAGGCTACGAACCCGATCCAAAGGTTATAAAGTGGGCAGAGCAGAATGCTGCCGAAAGCGGTGGAAGTTTTGAGCTCCTCCACGATCCGGTTAAAGCTGTTAAAGATGCCGATGTAATCTACACCGACGTCTGGGCTTCAATGGGACAAGAGGCGGAGGCAGAGCAGAGGAGAAAGATCTTCATGCCATTCCAGGTTAACAAAGAGCTCGTCAAGCACGCAAAGAAGGACTACATCTTCATGCACTGCCTCCCAGCTCACAGGGGAGAGGAAGTCACCGACGACGTTATAGACTCACCAAACAGCGTTGTATGGGATCAAGCGGAGAACAGGTTACATGCTCAAAAGGCAGCCATGGCTCTTATAATGGGCGGTATAAAGGTTTGA
- the thyX gene encoding FAD-dependent thymidylate synthase, which yields MEGLKVKLVNYTPKPLETVTWAALISYWDEWESEAFERTTMEDVKKHLPKVLGYGHESILEHAVFTFAIEGCSRICSHQLVRHRLASYTQQSMRYIKINLQDVEETFVIPEGIKENPELYEKWKKLMKEAIELYEETYAKGIHQEDARFILPQAVRTKIVVTMNLRELKHFLGFRACERAQWEIREVAWKMLEEIAKREELKPIIKWAKLGPRCIALGYCPERELMPPGCLKMTKEKWKRLFDESEQ from the coding sequence ATGGAAGGCTTAAAGGTCAAACTAGTAAACTACACTCCAAAACCCCTTGAAACAGTGACTTGGGCTGCGTTGATAAGCTATTGGGATGAGTGGGAAAGCGAAGCCTTCGAAAGAACAACTATGGAAGATGTTAAGAAGCATTTGCCGAAGGTTTTGGGCTATGGGCATGAGTCGATTTTGGAGCATGCTGTTTTTACCTTTGCAATTGAAGGATGCTCAAGAATCTGTAGTCACCAGCTCGTAAGACACAGGCTGGCAAGCTATACCCAACAGTCAATGCGCTACATCAAAATAAATCTCCAGGATGTTGAAGAAACTTTTGTTATCCCAGAGGGCATTAAAGAGAATCCAGAGCTATATGAAAAGTGGAAAAAGTTGATGAAAGAGGCGATAGAGCTTTATGAAGAGACCTATGCCAAGGGAATACATCAGGAGGATGCTCGCTTCATTTTGCCACAGGCAGTGAGAACCAAAATCGTGGTCACAATGAACTTAAGGGAGCTTAAGCATTTTCTGGGTTTTAGAGCGTGTGAAAGGGCACAGTGGGAGATAAGAGAAGTTGCGTGGAAAATGCTCGAGGAGATAGCCAAGAGAGAAGAGCTGAAACCGATAATAAAATGGGCAAAGCTCGGGCCGAGGTGCATAGCCTTAGGCTACTGTCCAGAGAGAGAACTAATGCCACCTGGGTGCCTGAAGATGACGAAAGAAAAGTGGAAAAGGCTTTTTGATGAGTCGGAGCAGTAG
- a CDS encoding DUF257 family protein — translation MQIIDLLSHIKPGETVVVEHDSTAVPSYVLYILIKDALNEGKRVLIDDFMDTLHIYKTQLELAGVDVSIFDEIPVIKIGGIAEVGKIVGIISPRGGTIIRKEYERIYTGVVSEEETTINPVLGLEKVLLLSEDKFDLMATLAEIYLRLGDKRRIAIYFINRDVLKNVHPVALPIIEFMATTLIEVEKKGRVYTLEVLKSITPEIDGKTFNYDLDRLEG, via the coding sequence ATGCAGATAATTGATCTCTTATCACACATAAAACCTGGCGAGACCGTTGTTGTGGAGCATGACTCTACAGCTGTTCCTTCCTATGTTCTCTACATCCTCATAAAGGATGCCCTCAATGAAGGAAAGAGAGTGCTCATTGACGACTTCATGGACACCCTTCACATATACAAGACCCAGCTGGAGCTAGCTGGGGTTGATGTTTCAATCTTTGATGAGATTCCAGTCATAAAGATAGGGGGAATTGCTGAGGTAGGCAAAATAGTGGGAATAATAAGCCCGCGTGGAGGAACCATAATCAGGAAGGAGTACGAAAGAATATACACGGGGGTTGTTTCCGAAGAGGAAACCACAATAAACCCGGTGCTCGGGCTTGAAAAAGTGCTCCTGCTTTCAGAGGATAAGTTCGACCTCATGGCAACTCTCGCCGAAATATACCTACGTCTTGGAGATAAGAGAAGAATAGCCATCTACTTCATAAACAGGGATGTTCTAAAGAACGTTCACCCTGTGGCACTACCAATTATCGAGTTTATGGCCACGACTCTCATTGAAGTGGAGAAAAAGGGAAGGGTGTACACCCTGGAGGTTCTCAAGTCTATAACACCCGAGATAGATGGAAAGACCTTCAACTACGACCTTGACAGGCTTGAAGGCTAA
- a CDS encoding HIT family protein: MKILWAPWRIEYIRSPKHNGCIFCDFPKENRDEERLILYRGKHAFVIMNNYPYNPGHVMIAPYRHVGKWEDLTDEELLDIMKLSQLMIKALKKAMNPDGFNMGVNLGRVAGAGIDDHVHLHIVPRWNGDTNFMPVIADTKVIPESLEEAYKELKKALEELI, translated from the coding sequence GTGAAGATACTCTGGGCACCGTGGCGCATCGAGTACATTCGTTCCCCAAAGCACAACGGCTGCATATTTTGTGATTTCCCCAAAGAAAACCGCGATGAAGAGAGATTAATCCTTTACAGAGGTAAGCATGCATTCGTTATCATGAACAACTATCCCTATAATCCTGGGCATGTGATGATCGCTCCTTACAGACATGTTGGAAAATGGGAAGATCTCACCGATGAGGAACTTTTAGATATTATGAAGCTTTCTCAACTAATGATAAAGGCTTTAAAGAAAGCTATGAATCCAGACGGGTTTAATATGGGAGTGAATCTTGGAAGAGTAGCGGGGGCTGGCATAGACGACCACGTTCACCTTCACATCGTGCCGAGGTGGAATGGAGATACTAACTTTATGCCTGTAATAGCGGACACGAAAGTTATTCCAGAGTCCCTCGAAGAGGCATACAAGGAATTGAAAAAGGCATTAGAAGAGCTCATTTAG
- a CDS encoding 2,3-bisphosphoglycerate-independent phosphoglycerate mutase yields the protein MKRKGILIILDGLGDRPVKELDGKTPLEYAKTPNMDKLAKIGILGQQDPIAPGKPAGSDTAHLAIFGYDPYQTYRGRGFFEALGVGLDLDEDDLAFRVNFATIENGIITDRRAGRISTEEAHELAKAIQENVKIPVEFVFVGATGHRAVLVLKGMAKGYKVGENDPHEAGKPPHKFEYADEDSKKVAEILEEFVQKAHEVLEKHPINEKRRKEGKPVANYLLIRGAGTYPNIPMKFTEEWKVKAAAVVATALVKGVARAIGFDVYTPEGATGEYNTDPMAKAKKVVELLNDYDFVFLHFKPTDAAGHDNNPMKKVEMIEKADEMIGYIIDNIDFENTVIAITGDHSTPCEVKNHSGDPVPLLIAGGGVRADYTESFGERECMRGGIGRVRGKYIVPMMMDLMGRTEKFGA from the coding sequence ATGAAAAGAAAAGGCATTCTCATAATTCTCGATGGACTTGGAGACAGACCCGTAAAAGAACTTGATGGGAAAACTCCTCTTGAGTACGCAAAAACTCCAAACATGGATAAGCTCGCAAAGATCGGAATTCTCGGGCAGCAAGACCCCATAGCCCCGGGTAAACCTGCGGGAAGCGACACAGCGCATCTGGCAATCTTCGGTTATGATCCATATCAAACCTACAGAGGAAGGGGCTTCTTTGAAGCCCTAGGGGTGGGATTAGACCTAGATGAGGACGACTTGGCATTTAGAGTTAACTTTGCCACAATCGAGAACGGAATAATAACCGACAGGAGAGCTGGAAGAATAAGCACGGAAGAGGCTCATGAGCTTGCAAAGGCAATTCAGGAGAACGTTAAAATACCAGTAGAGTTCGTATTTGTCGGAGCAACAGGTCACAGAGCGGTTCTCGTGCTCAAAGGCATGGCCAAGGGATACAAGGTTGGAGAAAACGACCCTCATGAAGCTGGAAAGCCACCACACAAATTTGAGTATGCCGATGAGGATAGCAAAAAAGTTGCGGAAATTTTAGAAGAATTTGTGCAGAAAGCGCATGAAGTTCTTGAGAAGCACCCGATAAACGAAAAGCGCAGAAAGGAAGGTAAGCCAGTGGCAAATTATCTCCTTATTCGCGGTGCTGGAACCTATCCAAACATCCCAATGAAGTTCACCGAGGAGTGGAAGGTAAAGGCTGCTGCCGTTGTTGCAACTGCCTTAGTTAAAGGTGTTGCAAGGGCTATAGGCTTCGACGTTTACACTCCCGAAGGAGCCACGGGTGAGTACAACACCGACCCAATGGCCAAGGCAAAGAAAGTCGTTGAGCTCCTAAATGACTACGACTTTGTGTTCCTCCACTTTAAACCAACCGATGCAGCTGGGCACGATAACAACCCCATGAAAAAGGTGGAAATGATTGAAAAAGCCGATGAGATGATAGGATACATAATTGACAACATAGACTTTGAAAATACGGTAATAGCAATCACTGGAGACCACTCAACCCCATGTGAAGTCAAAAACCACAGCGGTGATCCGGTTCCGTTGCTCATAGCCGGTGGAGGAGTTAGAGCAGATTACACAGAGAGCTTTGGCGAAAGAGAGTGCATGCGCGGAGGAATAGGAAGGGTCAGAGGAAAATACATAGTGCCAATGATGATGGACTTAATGGGGAGAACTGAAAAGTTTGGAGCTTAG
- a CDS encoding ThiF family adenylyltransferase: MLTDHEIKRQDREIKLYGIENQEKLKSAKVAVVGLGGLGCPVAYYLAGAGVGTLLLIDYEKPELSNLDRQILHWEEDVGKNSKVNSAKWKLERFNPTIKVEVFEEKLSEENVAEVLEGVDVVVDCLDNFHTRYIIDKYCQKAKIPLVHGGIKGLYGEVTTIIPGKTQNLEELFSGLDEAKMEKTPMFGPLAGIIGTIEAAEVVKIITHCGECLTNKLLIVDLTTDSFETIDLK, translated from the coding sequence ATGCTCACAGATCATGAGATCAAAAGACAGGATAGGGAGATCAAATTGTATGGAATTGAGAACCAAGAAAAGCTCAAATCTGCAAAGGTTGCTGTTGTGGGTCTTGGAGGATTAGGGTGCCCTGTGGCGTACTATTTAGCCGGTGCTGGTGTGGGAACCCTTCTTCTCATCGATTACGAAAAACCTGAACTTAGCAATTTGGATCGTCAAATACTCCATTGGGAAGAAGATGTTGGAAAGAATTCCAAAGTGAATTCTGCAAAATGGAAACTTGAACGATTTAATCCAACCATAAAAGTAGAGGTCTTTGAGGAAAAATTATCAGAAGAAAATGTAGCAGAAGTGCTAGAGGGAGTTGATGTGGTTGTTGACTGCTTAGACAATTTTCACACTCGATATATCATAGATAAATACTGTCAAAAAGCAAAAATCCCCCTAGTACACGGTGGCATCAAGGGGCTTTACGGAGAGGTTACTACCATCATTCCAGGAAAAACCCAGAATTTAGAGGAGCTATTTTCAGGGCTTGATGAAGCAAAGATGGAAAAAACACCAATGTTCGGTCCACTTGCAGGGATTATCGGTACCATAGAAGCAGCGGAGGTCGTAAAGATCATAACTCATTGTGGAGAGTGCCTAACCAATAAGTTGCTTATTGTAGACTTAACAACGGATTCATTTGAGACAATAGATCTTAAATAA